Proteins found in one Desulfovibrio gilichinskyi genomic segment:
- a CDS encoding lytic murein transglycosylase codes for MTSKFKSLVTISVLCFLLVISTAVCGFAATPVANSTDPHEAWSPLKDRLVTDGFSREYIETVFSVSSVKYDPEMMVRKMKVLLQRRFEPPAEKVAREKEFDERYVGAILLAGAYSYLREHYEILTKIDKKYDVSPSILVALLLVETKLGHTLGTSPAFCNLANMAASPDPAAFLKDLDSAELSPADMEWLRKRTKQKADWAYKELSALLKFSSANSINPSEIPGSPYGAFGICQFMPTTALSYAVDGDMNGRIDLFDKADALESMANFFKRHGWKNSLSKDKKLKVIYRYNHSMVYARTIYEVADQLDRIRSTFGPE; via the coding sequence ATGACTTCTAAATTTAAAAGTCTTGTGACGATCTCGGTTCTCTGTTTTCTGCTTGTAATTAGCACTGCAGTTTGCGGTTTTGCTGCAACACCTGTTGCAAATTCAACTGATCCGCATGAAGCATGGTCCCCCTTGAAGGATAGACTCGTTACTGACGGATTTAGCAGAGAATATATTGAAACTGTTTTTTCTGTCAGTTCTGTTAAGTATGATCCTGAAATGATGGTCCGGAAGATGAAAGTGCTGCTTCAGCGCAGGTTCGAACCACCTGCTGAAAAAGTTGCCCGTGAGAAAGAGTTTGATGAAAGATATGTTGGAGCAATCCTGTTAGCAGGTGCATATTCATATTTACGTGAACATTATGAAATTCTTACTAAAATAGACAAAAAATATGATGTTTCTCCGTCTATATTAGTTGCTTTGTTACTTGTTGAAACAAAGCTCGGCCATACACTAGGAACTTCTCCGGCGTTTTGTAATCTTGCGAATATGGCAGCCAGCCCGGATCCTGCGGCTTTTTTAAAAGATTTAGATTCTGCTGAACTTAGTCCCGCAGATATGGAATGGCTTAGAAAAAGAACTAAGCAGAAGGCAGACTGGGCTTATAAAGAATTGTCAGCACTTTTAAAATTTTCGTCTGCCAACTCGATTAATCCGTCTGAAATACCGGGGTCACCTTACGGTGCTTTTGGCATTTGCCAGTTTATGCCGACTACAGCCCTCAGTTATGCTGTTGACGGTGACATGAATGGGCGAATCGATTTGTTTGATAAGGCCGATGCACTGGAAAGTATGGCTAATTTTTTTAAAAGGCATGGCTGGAAAAACTCGCTCAGCAAAGATAAAAAACTAAAAGTTATCTACCGCTACAATCACTCAATGGTATATGCCCGGACTATATATGAAGTTGCTGATCAACTGGATAGAATCCGTTCCACTTTCGGTCCTGAGTAA
- a CDS encoding dual CXXC motif small (seleno)protein: MSGGRKLSSSFRGFNKAAKPGMSCKVCGGEVYSLRSUTGVYLCCRSCGKQYEVAEYAKYIDDDFEEEMANVSMNRL, translated from the coding sequence ATGAGCGGCGGGCGAAAGCTTTCATCCAGCTTTAGAGGCTTTAATAAAGCTGCAAAGCCGGGTATGTCTTGTAAAGTTTGCGGGGGAGAAGTGTATTCTCTGCGCAGCTGAACAGGTGTTTATTTGTGCTGCAGGTCTTGCGGCAAACAGTATGAAGTTGCGGAATACGCGAAGTATATCGATGATGATTTTGAAGAAGAAATGGCTAATGTTTCGATGAATAGATTATAA